The following coding sequences are from one Musa acuminata AAA Group cultivar baxijiao chromosome BXJ1-6, Cavendish_Baxijiao_AAA, whole genome shotgun sequence window:
- the LOC135677300 gene encoding L-ascorbate oxidase homolog, producing the protein MMRLVCGVLVFLAAAFVAGADDPYRFFTWTVTYGPIYPLGGQQQGILINGQFPGPRLDCVTNDNIVIDVINKLDEPLLLTWNGIKQRKNSWQDGVLGTNCPIPPNGNFTYKFQTKDQIGGFTYFPSTGMQRAAGGFGSLNVYQRPQIPVPYAKPAGDFSLLVGDWYRASHKVLQKALDSGSSLPFPDDLLINGQKYTAFAGDQGKTYLFRISNVGMTTSINFRIQGHKMKLVEVEGSHTLQNIYDSLDIHVGQSLSVLVTLDQAPKDYYIVASTRFTRKVLTATAVLHYSNSNSRVSGPIPGGPAYGLHWSMKQARTFRWNLTASAARPNPQGSYHYGKITRSRSIMLANSAAVIGGKQRYAINGVSFVVPGTPLKLADDFNIAGVFTWDSLPIPPAGGSPVLSTPVVRFNLHDFVEIIFQNTENTMQTWHLDGYDFWVVGYGSGKWTERLRRRYNLVDAVTRHTVQVYPNGWSAILVSLDNQGMWNLRSAMWARQYLGQQFYIRVWTPEKSYANEYDMPANALRCGKAVGLR; encoded by the exons ATGATGAGACTGGTCTGTGGAGTTTTGGTGTTCTTGGCCGCAGCCTTCGTCGCCGGAGCTGACGACCCCTATCGATTCTTCACCTGGACTGTGACGTATGGGCCTATCTATCCTCTTGGAGGTCAGCAGCAG GGAATCCTCATCAATGGCCAGTTCCCTGGACCTCGCCTCGACTGCGTCACCAACGACAACATCGTCATCGACGTGATCAACAAGCTCGACGAGCCACTGCTCTTGACATG GAACGGGATCAAACAGAGGAAGAACTCTTGGCAAGATGGAGTGCTGGGGACCAACTGCCCCATCCCCCCCAATGGCAACTTCACGTACAAGTTCCAGACCAAGGACCAGATTGGTGGGTTCACCTACTTCCCCTCCACCGGCATGCAGAGGGCGGCGGGTGGTTTCGGCTCCCTCAATGTGTACCAGAGGCCGCAGATCCCGGTGCCGTACGCGAAGCCCGCCGGTGATTTCAGCTTGCTCGTCGGCGACTGGTACAGGGCCAGCCACAAG GTGTTGCAGAAAGCTCTGGATTCAGGAAGCTCGTTGCCTTTCCCAGATGATCTTCTCATCAATGGACAAAAGTACACTGCTTTTGCCGGAGATCAAG GGAAGACTTACCTCTTCAGGATCTCGAATGTGGGCATGACGACCTCTATCAACTTCAGGATCCAAGGCCACAAGATGAAGCTTGTGGAAGTAGAAGGATCGCACACTCTTCAGAACATCTACGATTCCCTCGACATCCATGTCGGTCAATCCTTGTCCGTGCTGGTCACGCTTGATCAGGCTCCCAAGGACTACTACATCGTCGCCTCCACCCGGTTCACCCGGAAGGTCCTGACCGCGACCGCCGTCCTCCATTACAGCAATTCTAACTCCCGTGTTTCCGGTCCGATCCCCGGCGGTCCGGCCTACGGGCTGCATTGGTCCATGAAGCAAGCTAGAACATTCAG GTGGAATCTGACAGCAAGCGCAGCCAGGCCGAATCCGCAAGGTTCGTACCACTACGGCAAGATAACCAGGTCGAGATCGATCATGTTGGCCAATTCAGCAGCCGTGATCGGTGGGAAGCAGCGCTATGCTATCAATGGCGTCTCCTTTGTGGTGCCCGGTACGCCCTTAAAGCTCGCCGACGACTTCAACATCGCCGGGGTCTTCACTTGGGACAGCCTTCCGATTCCGCCGGCCGGAGGTTCCCCTGTTCTTAGCACGCCGGTGGTCCGGTTCAACCTCCATGATTTCGTCGAGATCATCTTCCAGAACACCGAGAACACCATGCAGACATGGCATCTCGATGGCTACGACTTCTGGGTCGTCGG ATATGGTTCTGGAAAATGGACAGAGCGTCTCCGAAGACGGTACAATCTAGTGGACGCTGTCACCAGACACACTGTGCAG GTTTATCCAAATGGATGGTCTGCGATCTTGGTGTCATTGGACAACCAAGGAATGTGGAACCTGAGGTCTGCAATGTGGGCAAGACAGTACTTGGGGCAGCAGTTCTACATCAGAGTGTGGACTCCAGAGAAAAGCTACGCCAATGAGTATGACATGCCTGCAAATGCCTTGCGGTGTGGGAAGGCTGTTGGCCTTCGCTAG
- the LOC103990113 gene encoding transcription factor NIGTH1, which translates to MDVPPFSSATAREIGRELVELEMGSAAAEFGLDFKLCAMRTVGGFLKEAAAAVQSSDGGVAKLENSVRSLEEERRKIEAFKRELPLCMLLLTDVIEGLKKELERCRGDRFVHVFQELMPIRSRCEEEGGAKLEVDCKDKKKWMSSAQLWSDYSSDDNRNDDDQSVADERDGGPDGQEEEEENLCLESKSGADTFVPFKGMAALVMSSKQEVTPTAVLSDLSLRSPAAGSASFPISVVAGNHPGSGSVSKCAGRAPPSTAGAHLSLQLQQQRKARRCWSPELHRRFVLALQQLGGAQVATPKQIRELMKVDGLTNDEVKSHLQKYRLHTRKMPNASPPASRPVVVLGGLWVPPENHTAPPQKSVSQSGSPQSPLQLADARRAISPTAGDSCEEEGGKSECHNWR; encoded by the exons ATGGACGTGCCCCCCTTCTCATCTGCAACGGCGCGAGAGATCGGGAGGGAGCTGGTGGAGCTGGAGATGGGATCTGCGGCGGCGGAGTTCGGTTTGGACTTTAAGCTCTGCGCCATGAGGACCGTCGGTGGCTTTCTAaaagaggcggcggcggcggttcaGAGCAGCGATGGTGGGGTCGCGAAGTTGGAGAACTCCGTGAGGAGCTTGGAGGAGGAGCGGAGAAAGATCGAGGCCTTTAAGCGCGAGCTCCCCCTCTGCATGCTTCTCCTCACCGACG TGATCGAAGGGTTGAAGAAGGAGCTTGAGAGGTGCCGGGGTGATAGATTCGTGCATGTCTTCCAAGAGCTAATGCCCATCAGGAGTAGGTGCGAAGAGGAGGGTGGGGCGAAGCTGGAAGTCGACTGCAAGGATAAGAAGAAATGGATGAGCTCCGCTCAGCTGTGGAGCGATTATTCTAGCGACGACAACAGGAACGATGATGACCAGAGCGTGGCGGATGAG AGAGATGGAGGACCAGATggccaggaggaggaggaggagaacttgtGCTTAGAATCCAAGAGTGGCGCCGACACGTTTGTGCCATTTAAGGGCATGGCGGCGCTTGTGATGAGCTCAAAGCAGGAGGTGACTCCCACGGCGGTGCTGTCCGATCTCTCCCTGCGTTCACCTGCCGCCGGAAGCGCCTCTTTCCCCATTTCTGTCGTCGCTGGGAACCATCCTGGCAGCGGCTCGGTCTCTAAGTGCGCTGGTCGAGCGCCGCCGTCGACGGCAGGTGCCCACCTTAGCTTGCAGCTCCAGCAACAGAGGAAGGCGAGGCGGTGCTGGTCTCCGGAGCTACACCGCCGGTTCGTCCTCGCTCTCCAGCAGCTCGGTGGCGCTCAAG TGGCAACTCCAAAGCAGATCAGAGAACTGATGAAGGTGGATGGTCTCACCAACGATGAAGTGAAGAGCCATCTGCAG AAATACCGATTGCACACTCGAAAGATGCCTAATGCTTCACCTCCTGCTAGCCGACCGGTTGTGGTTTTGGGAGGCTTGTGGGTTCCTCCTGAGAACCACACCGCACCACCACAGAAGAGTGTTTCCCAGTCTGGCTCTCCTCAGAGCCCTCTTCAGTTGGCCGATGCCCGCCGAGCCATCTCTCCGACCGCTGGAGATAGCTGTGAGGAAGAAGGTGGGAAGTCAGAGTGCCACAACTGGAGATGA